A genomic segment from Glycine soja cultivar W05 chromosome 18, ASM419377v2, whole genome shotgun sequence encodes:
- the LOC114397619 gene encoding mediator of RNA polymerase II transcription subunit 10b-like: MDSSQSAALGGNGGSGGNGTLISQINDMAASATGADDSMQKLNQVSNSIQKTLGLIHQLYLTVSTFNAAFQMPLLQRINGLVAELDNMVKLAEKCNIQVPMEVVNLIDDGKNPDEFTKDVINSCIAKNQITKGKTDALKSLRKHLLEELEQNFPDEVETFRESRTAAAAELKRQAQSALPNGDVRVKSEH, from the exons ATGGATTCATCACAAAGTGCGGCTCTTGGGGGAAATGGTGGGAGTGGTGGAAATGGGACGTTGATTTCTCAAATTAATGACATGGCAGCCTCTGCAACAGGAGCTGATGATTCTATGCAGAAGCTGAACCAGGTCAGCAACTCCATTCAGAAAACCTTGGGCCTTATCCATCAGCTTTACCTCACAGTTTCTACCTTCAATGCTGCCTTTCAAATGCCTCTCCTCCAACGCAT CAATGGCCTTGTTGCGGAGCTTGACAACATGGTTAAATTGGCAGAGAAGTGCAACATTCAGGTTCCTATGGAGGTTGTCAA TTTAATTGATGATGGAAAGAATCCAGACGAATTTACCAAAGATGTTATAAACAGCTGTATTGCAAAGAATCAGATCACCAAAGGAAAAACTGATGCTTTAAAG AGTTTGCGCAAACATCTTTTGGAGGAATTGGAGCAGAACTTCCCTGATGAGGTTGAAACTTTTAGAGAGAGTCGTACTGCTGCAGCTGCT GAGTTGAAACGTCAGGCACAAAGCGCACTGCCAAATGGAGATGTGAGAGTTAAATCAGAGCATTGA